In Vibrio sp. STUT-A11, a genomic segment contains:
- a CDS encoding LacI family DNA-binding transcriptional regulator has protein sequence MNQKIKKTRATLQDVADQVGVTKMTVSRYMRNPESVAEKTRVKIAAAIEKLGYIENRAPAMLSKSSSKAIGVLLPSLSNQIFASFVQGIEMVTKAHGYETLLAHFSYDVEEEERKIASLLSYQVDGLILTESNHTPRTLQMIKNAGVPVVETMELPEQPIDMAVGLDHEDASYSAVKRMLDSGKRTIVYFGARLDTRTKLRMQGYERAMSEAGLEVRHVLTGEHSSFSLAHELLERALESYPDLDGVFCTNDDIAIGTILSAQQRGINVPEQLAVVGYNALDIGQTISPKLTSVDTPRFEIGKKSAELLIARLKGEEQQELVVDMGYDITAGESV, from the coding sequence ATGAATCAAAAGATTAAGAAAACACGTGCGACATTACAGGATGTTGCTGACCAGGTTGGTGTCACAAAGATGACGGTTTCGCGTTATATGCGCAATCCGGAATCCGTTGCGGAAAAGACGCGGGTTAAGATCGCAGCTGCGATAGAAAAGCTGGGTTATATTGAAAACCGGGCTCCAGCAATGCTGTCTAAATCCTCCAGTAAAGCGATCGGTGTTTTACTTCCTTCTCTGTCTAACCAAATTTTTGCTTCTTTTGTGCAGGGCATAGAGATGGTCACCAAAGCGCACGGTTATGAGACGCTTCTGGCCCACTTTAGCTATGATGTAGAAGAAGAAGAGCGCAAGATCGCGTCATTACTCTCTTATCAAGTTGATGGGCTGATCTTAACCGAAAGCAACCATACTCCGCGTACATTGCAGATGATCAAAAATGCCGGTGTGCCTGTGGTAGAGACCATGGAATTGCCGGAACAACCTATTGATATGGCGGTAGGTTTGGACCATGAAGATGCATCCTATAGCGCAGTAAAGCGTATGTTAGATTCTGGCAAGCGTACCATTGTCTACTTTGGTGCCCGTTTGGATACGCGGACTAAGTTACGTATGCAAGGTTATGAGCGCGCCATGTCTGAAGCCGGTCTAGAAGTGAGACATGTATTAACTGGTGAACATTCCAGCTTCTCTCTTGCCCATGAGTTACTTGAACGGGCTTTGGAAAGCTACCCTGATCTTGATGGTGTGTTCTGTACCAACGATGATATCGCGATTGGTACTATCCTCAGCGCCCAGCAGCGTGGGATTAACGTCCCGGAGCAACTGGCAGTGGTTGGCTATAACGCACTGGACATCGGCCAGACGATCAGTCCGAAGCTGACCAGTGTGGATACGCCGCGTTTTGAGATTGGCAAGAAGAGTGCAGAACTGCTGATAGCGCGATTAAAAGGCGAAGAGCAGCAAGAGTTGGTGGTCGATATGGGCTATGACATTACTGCGGGTGAGAGTGTGTAA
- a CDS encoding ECF-type sigma factor has translation MTKPKALTQIIHQWQSGNKQAESELYQFAYLQLRKISQQERKRNAEKYGPENKVLVDSVNSTTALIHDAYLKISNYNRSDIKTKRDFFLMVAKVMRQILIDHARSHQAQKRQHYTAMNQEEDRFEQLIIMDKTLDSFSIRYPRQSSALKLKYLMGMKSQEISELLECSASLIEKDLKFSRSWLQSRLTSK, from the coding sequence ATGACAAAACCCAAAGCACTGACTCAAATTATTCATCAATGGCAATCAGGCAACAAACAAGCTGAAAGTGAGTTGTATCAGTTCGCCTACCTGCAATTGCGCAAAATTTCCCAGCAGGAGCGAAAGAGAAACGCAGAAAAATACGGCCCTGAAAATAAAGTATTAGTCGATAGCGTCAATAGCACCACGGCATTGATTCACGATGCCTACCTAAAAATATCCAACTACAACAGAAGTGATATTAAAACCAAACGTGATTTCTTTTTGATGGTAGCTAAAGTCATGCGCCAAATACTCATCGATCATGCACGCTCACACCAAGCCCAGAAGCGCCAACATTACACCGCGATGAACCAAGAAGAAGATCGCTTCGAACAGCTGATCATCATGGATAAAACCCTGGATAGCTTCAGTATCCGTTACCCACGACAGTCCAGTGCCTTAAAGCTTAAGTATTTGATGGGAATGAAAAGCCAAGAAATCAGCGAACTGCTCGAGTGCAGTGCGAGTTTGATTGAGAAAGATCTTAAATTCTCTCGCAGTTGGTTGCAGTCCCGCCTGACATCGAAATGA
- a CDS encoding chromosome partitioning protein ParA has protein sequence MYTHLVALWILVCAAAITLTAAPSIANQSQLLPKLRQGYFDDATNLLDFDWFSSLDAIEHLNESQAYIEKHFTSDDIIFQPRGTTFKHIVIKKKDWQGHVCAYDLRYRNYPEYRPPFAETTYTITDDALIQHPSTGDHFQGCFLSLSHQVTEDVIEPLSHFSNWHNLVGCSLTGCTRNDLNGFSTEEFDDDGDWKYRTAAMNFDPRTKLLMEKVQGLGYSEYIQHSNRSEMLWFTYPQSDDHYINYRGIWQQTQYHGQTITQSCLLIGHQQVLRLPLSTKTCPTNPSLYTLDVTWEYGDMWWIDNPTPKADLAQMNVMVRWSQALTDINYTTWEYLPAGKAWEQGILYRYQQDVHRNLDGSDRIETHTISEFVKVNKDV, from the coding sequence ATGTATACACATTTGGTGGCACTATGGATATTGGTATGTGCCGCTGCAATCACTTTAACTGCAGCGCCATCTATCGCAAATCAAAGCCAACTTTTACCCAAGCTCAGACAGGGCTATTTTGATGATGCAACGAACCTGCTAGATTTTGATTGGTTTTCCAGTCTAGACGCCATTGAGCACCTCAATGAGAGCCAAGCCTATATTGAAAAACACTTCACATCCGATGACATTATCTTTCAGCCTCGCGGCACCACCTTCAAACACATAGTGATCAAAAAGAAAGACTGGCAAGGCCACGTGTGTGCGTATGACCTACGCTACCGAAATTACCCTGAATATCGTCCTCCCTTTGCTGAAACAACATATACCATCACTGACGACGCTCTTATTCAGCACCCGAGTACGGGGGATCATTTTCAGGGCTGCTTTTTATCGCTCAGCCATCAAGTAACCGAAGATGTCATCGAGCCACTCAGTCACTTTTCTAATTGGCACAATTTGGTCGGTTGCTCACTAACAGGTTGTACGAGAAACGATTTAAATGGCTTCTCTACCGAAGAATTTGATGATGACGGTGATTGGAAATACCGTACTGCGGCCATGAACTTCGACCCACGTACCAAACTATTAATGGAGAAGGTACAAGGCTTGGGGTATAGCGAGTATATTCAACACAGCAATCGCTCCGAAATGCTGTGGTTTACTTACCCGCAATCGGATGACCATTATATTAATTATCGTGGTATCTGGCAGCAGACCCAATATCACGGTCAAACCATAACGCAATCCTGCCTATTAATAGGTCACCAGCAAGTATTGCGCCTACCCCTGTCGACAAAAACCTGTCCAACAAACCCAAGTTTGTACACATTGGACGTCACTTGGGAATATGGCGATATGTGGTGGATTGATAACCCTACTCCCAAAGCAGACCTCGCACAAATGAATGTGATGGTTCGTTGGTCTCAGGCGCTCACAGACATTAACTACACGACCTGGGAATATCTGCCTGCAGGGAAAGCTTGGGAGCAAGGCATTTTATATCGTTATCAACAAGATGTTCATCGTAATCTAGATGGTTCTGATCGCATTGAAACCCACACAATTTCTGAATTTGTCAAAGTAAATAAGGATGTATAA
- a CDS encoding serine/threonine-protein kinase yields MQLGYNATQIYYHLLDLDDSQKQQFLQALQQSQPKLYQQLTPLLTNKTAEDQLTQLLCFGAQQATARDIDLSGQVISKYRLTQELGRGGMGVVYAAQRADATFEQDLAIKFIQSNLSNVLEQRALFDEAQLLARLNHPYIAKVFDGGLHDDSVYIVMERVFGQTLNKYLSETKLKTNDKLLLFKQICQAMEHAHQHHVLHADLKPENILIDHNHRPKLLDFNLTQKAHSNRGEPPSALIAFSQHFASPEQQLGQYLTEQSDVYSLGKILALMFPSPAIWSDIYWVIKSATRTTITQRYQNVTALRIDIERILERRPIKQKIHWPFYSALRLVQRRPQASALTAIIVLSGMIFGSAIMQKNIQLQQEKKVTENMMYELTRLIFHTKGQNLEQLPVNAMMELTRRRILANPEIPKQVKQKMLLAMMTPVPDKHLPPQKKCHSNCPSEYSTEQ; encoded by the coding sequence GTGCAATTAGGTTATAACGCAACTCAGATTTATTATCATCTTCTTGATCTGGACGACTCTCAAAAGCAGCAATTCCTTCAAGCATTACAGCAAAGTCAACCTAAGCTATATCAACAACTCACCCCTCTTTTAACTAATAAAACCGCAGAAGATCAGCTGACTCAATTACTTTGTTTTGGCGCTCAGCAAGCTACAGCTCGGGACATTGATCTTAGCGGCCAAGTTATAAGTAAATACCGCTTAACCCAAGAGCTTGGTCGCGGCGGTATGGGTGTTGTTTATGCAGCGCAGCGAGCAGATGCAACATTTGAGCAAGATCTGGCGATTAAATTTATTCAAAGTAACTTGAGCAACGTGCTGGAACAACGTGCTCTATTCGATGAAGCTCAGCTTCTCGCTCGATTAAACCATCCTTACATCGCAAAAGTCTTTGATGGCGGTTTACACGACGATTCAGTTTACATTGTGATGGAACGAGTATTCGGTCAAACCTTAAATAAGTATCTGTCCGAAACTAAATTGAAAACAAACGATAAGTTGCTGCTGTTTAAACAAATTTGCCAGGCGATGGAACACGCTCATCAACATCACGTTTTGCATGCCGATCTCAAGCCAGAAAATATTCTTATCGACCACAACCATCGCCCCAAGTTGCTCGATTTTAACTTAACCCAAAAAGCACACTCCAACCGAGGAGAGCCACCGTCGGCGCTGATCGCTTTCAGCCAACACTTTGCCAGCCCGGAGCAACAATTAGGGCAATATCTAACTGAACAAAGCGACGTTTACTCTTTGGGTAAAATTCTGGCACTAATGTTTCCATCTCCAGCGATTTGGTCGGATATCTATTGGGTGATAAAAAGCGCCACGCGCACCACCATTACGCAACGATACCAGAACGTCACAGCCTTAAGAATCGATATCGAACGAATTCTCGAACGTCGCCCGATCAAGCAGAAGATCCATTGGCCTTTTTACAGCGCACTTCGATTAGTTCAGCGAAGGCCTCAAGCATCGGCATTGACAGCCATTATTGTGCTCTCCGGTATGATATTTGGCAGTGCCATAATGCAAAAGAATATCCAGCTGCAGCAAGAGAAAAAAGTGACAGAAAACATGATGTACGAACTCACTCGCCTTATCTTCCACACAAAAGGACAGAATCTAGAACAATTGCCGGTTAACGCCATGATGGAGTTAACACGAAGGCGGATACTGGCTAATCCAGAGATCCCCAAACAGGTAAAGCAAAAAATGTTATTGGCGATGATGACACCCGTGCCAGATAAGCACCTCCCCCCCCAAAAAAAGTGTCACTCGAATTGTCCGTCTGAGTACAGCACTGAACAGTAA